The Pseudomonas extremaustralis genome contains a region encoding:
- the waaF gene encoding lipopolysaccharide heptosyltransferase II: MNILIVGPSWVGDMVMAQTLFQCLRERYPDCQIDVLAPEWSRPILERMPEVRKALSFPLGHGALELATRRRIGKSLAGQYDQAILLPNSMKSALVPFFAGIPKRTGWRGEFRYGLLNDVRTLDKARYPLMIERFMALAYAPGAELPTPYPRPSLRIDPVTRDAALAKFGLQLDRPVLALCPGAEFGESKRWPSEHYAKVAEMKIREGWQVWLFGSKNDHSVGEDIRQRLIPGLREEAVNLSGDTSLAEAIDLLSCADAVVSNDSGLMHVAAALNRPLVAVYGSTSPGFTPPLADKVEVVRLGLECSPCFERTCRFGHYNCLRQLLPQPVSDALQRLQGSVVEVH; this comes from the coding sequence ATGAATATTCTGATCGTTGGGCCCAGTTGGGTCGGTGACATGGTGATGGCGCAGACACTGTTCCAGTGCCTGCGCGAGCGCTATCCGGATTGTCAGATCGACGTGCTCGCCCCTGAGTGGAGCCGGCCGATCCTCGAGCGCATGCCCGAGGTGCGCAAGGCCCTGAGCTTCCCGCTCGGCCATGGCGCCCTCGAACTGGCGACCCGCCGTCGTATCGGTAAATCCCTGGCGGGCCAGTACGACCAGGCGATCCTGCTGCCCAATTCGATGAAGTCGGCGCTGGTGCCGTTTTTCGCCGGCATCCCCAAGCGCACCGGCTGGCGCGGCGAATTCCGCTACGGCCTGCTCAACGATGTGCGCACGCTCGACAAGGCGCGCTACCCGCTGATGATCGAGCGTTTCATGGCCCTGGCCTACGCGCCCGGCGCCGAATTGCCGACGCCCTACCCACGTCCCAGCCTGCGGATCGACCCGGTGACCCGCGACGCGGCCCTGGCCAAGTTTGGCCTGCAACTCGATCGCCCGGTGCTGGCGCTGTGTCCTGGCGCCGAGTTTGGCGAGTCCAAGCGCTGGCCGTCGGAGCACTACGCCAAAGTCGCCGAGATGAAGATCCGCGAAGGCTGGCAGGTGTGGTTGTTCGGTTCGAAAAACGATCATTCGGTGGGCGAAGATATTCGCCAACGCCTGATCCCCGGTTTGCGCGAAGAAGCGGTGAACCTCAGTGGCGACACGTCCCTGGCCGAGGCCATCGACTTGCTGTCCTGCGCCGACGCGGTGGTGTCCAACGACTCCGGCCTGATGCATGTGGCGGCGGCGCTGAACCGTCCGCTGGTGGCGGTGTACGGCTCCACCTCGCCGGGCTTCACGCCGCCGTTGGCCGACAAGGTCGAAGTGGTGCGCCTGGGCCTGGAATGCAGCCCGTGTTTCGAGCGCA
- the aceF gene encoding dihydrolipoyllysine-residue acetyltransferase, protein MSELIRVPDIGSGEGEVIELFVKVGDTVEADQSILTLESDKASMEIPAPKAGVVKSLKVKLGDRLKEGDELLELEIGGAADAAPAAAPAAAAAPAPAEKPAAAAEAPAAPAAAPAAASVQDIYVPDIGSSGKAKIIELLVKVGDTVEADQSLITLESDKASMEIPSPAAGVVESIAVKLEDEVGTGDFILKLKVQGAAPAAAPAPAAAAPAAKAEAAPAAAATPAPSAPAEAAPAAAAAAPAPSGAKVHAGPAVRQLAREFGVELSAVSASGPHGRVLKEDVQAYVKSVMNKAKEAPAAGNATGGAGIPPIPVVDFSRFGETEEVPMTRLMQIGASSLHRSWLNIPHVTQFDQADITDLEAFRVAQKAVAEKAGVKLTVLPLLLKACAHLLKELPDFNSSLAPSGKALIRKKYVHIGFAVDTPDGLLVPVIKNVDQKSLLQLAAEAAALAAKARDKKLTADDMQGACFTISSLGHIGGTGFTPIVNAPEVAILGVSKATIQPVWDGKAFQPKLMLPLSLSYDHRVINGAAAARFTQRLSQLLNDIRTILL, encoded by the coding sequence GTGAGCGAACTCATTCGCGTACCTGACATCGGCAGCGGTGAAGGTGAAGTAATCGAGCTGTTTGTGAAGGTCGGCGACACCGTCGAAGCCGACCAGAGCATCCTGACCCTGGAATCGGACAAGGCGAGCATGGAAATCCCTGCTCCCAAGGCCGGCGTGGTCAAGAGCCTGAAAGTGAAGCTGGGCGATCGCCTGAAAGAAGGCGACGAACTGCTGGAGCTGGAAATCGGAGGCGCCGCTGATGCAGCCCCTGCGGCGGCACCTGCTGCCGCTGCCGCACCCGCACCGGCTGAAAAACCCGCTGCCGCTGCCGAGGCGCCTGCCGCCCCGGCCGCTGCACCGGCCGCCGCCAGCGTCCAGGACATTTATGTCCCGGACATCGGTTCGTCGGGCAAGGCCAAGATCATCGAGCTGCTGGTCAAGGTCGGCGACACCGTCGAAGCCGACCAGTCGCTGATCACCCTGGAGTCCGACAAGGCCTCCATGGAGATCCCATCGCCGGCTGCCGGCGTGGTGGAAAGCATCGCGGTCAAGCTGGAAGACGAAGTCGGCACTGGCGACTTCATCCTCAAGCTGAAAGTCCAAGGCGCAGCGCCTGCCGCCGCACCGGCTCCGGCCGCTGCTGCTCCGGCGGCCAAGGCTGAAGCGGCTCCGGCCGCCGCGGCGACACCTGCACCGTCCGCCCCAGCCGAGGCCGCACCGGCCGCTGCCGCTGCTGCACCGGCGCCAAGCGGTGCCAAGGTTCACGCCGGCCCTGCCGTGCGTCAATTGGCCCGTGAGTTCGGCGTCGAGCTGAGTGCCGTATCGGCCAGCGGCCCACACGGTCGCGTGCTCAAGGAAGACGTGCAGGCTTACGTCAAATCCGTGATGAACAAAGCCAAGGAAGCTCCGGCTGCCGGCAATGCTACCGGTGGCGCGGGCATTCCGCCGATCCCGGTCGTGGACTTCAGCCGCTTCGGCGAAACCGAAGAAGTGCCGATGACCCGCCTGATGCAAATCGGCGCGTCGAGCCTGCACCGCAGCTGGCTGAACATCCCGCACGTGACTCAGTTCGACCAGGCCGACATCACCGACCTGGAAGCTTTCCGCGTTGCGCAGAAAGCCGTGGCCGAGAAGGCCGGCGTGAAGCTGACCGTACTGCCACTGCTGCTCAAGGCGTGTGCGCACCTGCTCAAGGAGCTGCCGGACTTCAACAGTTCGCTGGCGCCAAGCGGCAAGGCGCTCATTCGCAAGAAATACGTGCACATCGGCTTTGCGGTCGACACCCCGGATGGCCTGCTGGTACCGGTCATCAAGAACGTCGACCAGAAGAGCCTGCTGCAACTGGCTGCCGAAGCTGCGGCGCTGGCTGCCAAGGCCCGCGACAAGAAGCTCACCGCCGACGACATGCAGGGCGCGTGCTTCACCATCTCCAGCCTCGGCCACATTGGCGGCACTGGCTTCACGCCAATCGTCAACGCGCCGGAAGTGGCGATCCTGGGCGTGTCCAAGGCGACCATCCAGCCGGTATGGGACGGTAAAGCGTTCCAGCCGAAGCTGATGCTGCCGCTGTCGTTGTCCTACGATCACCGTGTGATCAACGGCGCCGCTGCTGCACGCTTCACCCAGCGCCTGAGCCAACTGCTGAACGACATCCGCACCATTCTGCTGTAA
- the aceE gene encoding pyruvate dehydrogenase (acetyl-transferring), homodimeric type yields the protein MQDLDPVETQEWLDALESVLDKEGEDRAHYLMTRMGELATRSGSQLPYAITTPYRNTIPVTHEARMPGDLFMERRIRSLVRWNAMAMVMRTNLKDSDLGGHISSFASSATLYDIGFNYFFQAPTDEHGGDLIYFQGHTSPGVYARAFMEGRISEEQMNNFRQEVDGQGLSSYPHPWLMPEFWQFPTVSMGLGPIQAIYQARFMKYLEARGFIPEGKQKVWCFLGDGECDEPESLGAISLAGREKLDNLIFVINCNLQRLDGPVRGNGKIIQELEGVFRGAQWNVTKVIWGRFWDPLLAKDVDGILQRRMDEVIDGEYQNYKAKDGAFVREHFFNSPELKAMVADLSDDEIWKLNRGGHDPYKVYAAYHEAVNHKEQPTVILAKTIKGYGTGAGEAKNTAHNTKKVDVDSLKSFRDRFDIPVKDEELENLPFFKPEPNSAEARYLSERRAALGGFVPQRRAKSFNIPTPALDTLKAILDGSGDREISTTMAFVRILAQLVKDKEVGSRIVPIIPDEARTFGMEGMFRQLGIYSSVGQLYEPVDKDQVMFYKEDKKGQILEEGINEAGAMSSFIAAGTSYSSHNQPMLPFYIFYSMFGFQRIGDLAWAAGDSRTRGFLIGGTAGRTTLNGEGLQHEDGHSHILAGTIPNCRTFDPTYGYELAVIIQDGMKKMTQDQQDVFYYITVMNESYQQPAMPAGVEEGIIKGMYLLEEDTREAAHHVQLMGSGTILREVREAAKILREEFNVGADVWSVTSFNELRRDGLAVERNNRLHPGQKPALSYVEECLAGRKGPVIASTDYMKLFAEQIRQWVPSKEFKVLGTDGFGRSDSRKKLRHFFEVDRHFVVLAALEALADRGEIEPKVVADAIVKFGINPEKRNPLDC from the coding sequence ATGCAAGACCTCGATCCCGTCGAAACCCAGGAATGGCTGGACGCCCTGGAATCGGTTCTCGACAAAGAAGGCGAAGACCGTGCTCACTATCTGATGACCCGTATGGGCGAACTCGCGACCCGCAGCGGCTCGCAACTGCCCTACGCCATCACCACGCCATACCGCAACACCATCCCCGTTACCCACGAAGCACGCATGCCTGGCGACCTGTTCATGGAACGCCGCATTCGCTCGCTGGTACGTTGGAACGCCATGGCGATGGTAATGCGCACGAACTTGAAAGATTCTGACCTGGGCGGTCATATCTCCAGCTTCGCTTCCAGCGCAACCCTGTATGACATCGGCTTCAACTACTTCTTCCAGGCCCCGACCGACGAACACGGCGGCGACCTGATCTACTTCCAGGGTCACACCTCGCCAGGCGTCTACGCCCGTGCATTCATGGAAGGTCGGATCAGCGAAGAGCAGATGAACAACTTCCGCCAGGAAGTCGACGGCCAGGGCCTGTCGTCCTACCCGCACCCTTGGCTGATGCCTGAATTCTGGCAGTTCCCGACCGTATCCATGGGTCTGGGCCCGATCCAGGCGATCTACCAGGCGCGTTTCATGAAGTACCTGGAAGCCCGCGGTTTCATCCCCGAAGGCAAGCAGAAAGTCTGGTGCTTCCTGGGCGACGGCGAGTGCGACGAGCCGGAATCCCTGGGCGCCATCTCCCTGGCCGGCCGCGAGAAGCTGGACAACCTGATCTTCGTCATCAACTGCAACCTGCAGCGCCTCGACGGCCCGGTTCGCGGCAACGGCAAGATCATCCAGGAACTCGAAGGCGTGTTCCGCGGTGCTCAGTGGAACGTGACCAAAGTCATCTGGGGCCGTTTCTGGGACCCACTGCTGGCCAAGGACGTCGACGGTATCCTGCAACGTCGCATGGACGAAGTCATCGACGGCGAGTACCAGAACTACAAAGCCAAAGACGGCGCCTTCGTTCGCGAACACTTCTTCAACTCGCCTGAACTCAAGGCAATGGTTGCCGACCTGTCCGACGACGAAATCTGGAAACTCAACCGTGGCGGCCACGACCCGTACAAGGTCTATGCGGCGTACCACGAAGCGGTCAACCACAAAGAACAACCGACTGTCATCCTGGCCAAGACCATCAAGGGTTATGGCACCGGTGCCGGCGAAGCGAAGAACACCGCGCACAACACCAAGAAAGTCGATGTCGACAGCCTGAAGTCGTTCCGCGATCGCTTCGACATCCCGGTCAAGGACGAAGAGCTGGAGAACCTGCCGTTCTTCAAGCCGGAGCCGAACAGCGCCGAAGCCCGCTACCTGAGCGAGCGTCGTGCCGCACTGGGCGGTTTCGTGCCACAGCGCCGCGCCAAGAGCTTCAACATCCCGACGCCGGCACTGGATACCCTCAAGGCTATCCTCGACGGCTCGGGCGACCGTGAAATCTCCACCACCATGGCCTTCGTGCGCATCCTCGCGCAGCTGGTCAAGGACAAGGAAGTCGGTTCGCGCATCGTGCCGATCATCCCGGACGAAGCCCGTACCTTCGGTATGGAAGGCATGTTCCGCCAGTTGGGCATCTACTCCTCCGTCGGCCAGCTCTACGAGCCAGTCGATAAAGACCAGGTGATGTTCTACAAGGAAGACAAGAAGGGCCAGATCCTCGAAGAAGGCATCAACGAAGCGGGCGCCATGAGCTCCTTCATCGCTGCCGGTACCTCGTACTCCAGCCACAACCAGCCAATGCTGCCGTTCTACATCTTCTACTCGATGTTCGGCTTCCAGCGTATCGGCGACCTGGCTTGGGCAGCAGGCGACAGCCGTACCCGTGGCTTCCTGATCGGCGGCACCGCCGGCCGCACCACGCTGAACGGCGAAGGCCTGCAACACGAAGACGGTCACAGCCACATCCTGGCGGGCACCATTCCGAACTGCCGCACCTTTGATCCAACCTACGGCTACGAGCTGGCGGTGATCATCCAGGACGGCATGAAGAAGATGACCCAGGACCAGCAGGACGTTTTCTACTACATCACCGTGATGAACGAGTCCTACCAGCAACCTGCCATGCCGGCCGGTGTCGAGGAAGGCATCATCAAGGGCATGTACCTGCTCGAAGAAGACACCAGGGAAGCGGCGCACCACGTGCAACTGATGGGCTCCGGCACCATCCTGCGCGAAGTGCGTGAAGCGGCGAAGATCCTGCGTGAAGAGTTCAACGTCGGCGCCGACGTGTGGAGCGTCACCAGCTTCAACGAACTGCGCCGCGACGGCCTGGCCGTAGAACGCAACAACCGCCTGCACCCAGGCCAGAAGCCTGCCCTGAGCTACGTCGAAGAATGCCTGGCTGGCCGTAAGGGTCCGGTCATCGCATCCACCGACTACATGAAGCTGTTTGCTGAACAGATTCGCCAGTGGGTCCCGTCCAAGGAATTCAAAGTCCTGGGCACCGACGGTTTCGGGCGCAGTGACAGCCGCAAGAAGCTGCGTCACTTCTTCGAAGTCGACCGTCACTTCGTGGTGTTGGCAGCCCTGGAAGCCTTGGCTGACCGTGGTGAGATCGAACCCAAGGTGGTGGCCGATGCCATCGTCAAGTTCGGGATCAACCCGGAAAAACGCAACCCACTGGACTGCTGA
- the glnE gene encoding bifunctional [glutamate--ammonia ligase]-adenylyl-L-tyrosine phosphorylase/[glutamate--ammonia-ligase] adenylyltransferase gives MSLPTLAELPAILLPFARRAEQSFRDAVAALDNDHGLSAWTPQRWADFARVCAASDFVIEQSVRDPLMLLELVAWGELDRVFAPGELCGQIAGAVQQAETEDELGRVLRRQRTRQQVRIIWRDLTRQADLVQTCRDLSDMADASIDQAYQWLYQRHCAQFGTPTGGRSGEPQQMVILGMGKLGAVELNLSSDIDLIFAYPEGGETVGVKRALDNQEFFIRLGQKLIKALDPMTVDGFVFRVDMRLRPYGSAGALVLSFNALEQYYQDQGRDWERYAMIKARVVAGDQVAGAQLLDMLRPFVYRRYLDFSAIEALRTMKQLIQQEVRRKGMAENIKLGAGGIREVEFIAQAFQLIHGGRDLSLQQRPLLKVLGTLEGQGYLPPAVIAELRDGYEFLRYTEHAIQAIADRQTQMLPDGPEDQARIAFMLGFSDWAAFHERLMYWRGRVDWHFRQVIADPDEEDGEESELVVGGEWLPLWEESQDEDAACRQLAEGGFTDAPKALKALAGLRGSPQLRAMQRLGRERLDAFIPRLLAQTVEHANPDLVLERVLPLVEAVARRSAYLVLLTENPDALRRLLTLCAASPWIAEQITRFPLLLDELLNEGRLFKPPLAPELAAELRERLTRIPEDDLEQQMEALRHFKLAHRLRVAASEIAGSLPLMKVSDYLTWLAEAILEQVLALAWRQTVARHGSPQRLDGTLCDPGFIIVGYGKVGGIELGHGSDLDLVFIHDGDPQAETDGAKPIDGAQFFTRLGQRIIHLLTTQTNSGQLYEVDMRLRPSGASGLLVSSLGAFARYQENEAWTWEHQALIRARVLVGSEDVGRAFEQVRARVLGRERDLVKLRQEVSEMRAKMRDNLGTKSTAAGTGANAFEPTVAFDLKQDAGGIVDIEFMVQYAALAWSAQHPSLLRYTDNIRILEGLEQAGLMAAADAHLLREVYKAYRSAAHRQALQNEAGTVAGDQFADERRQVMRIWQELGLS, from the coding sequence ATGAGCCTTCCAACGCTGGCTGAACTGCCGGCCATTCTCTTGCCGTTCGCCCGCCGGGCCGAGCAGTCATTTCGTGACGCAGTGGCCGCGTTGGACAACGATCATGGCCTCTCTGCGTGGACGCCGCAACGCTGGGCTGACTTCGCCCGCGTGTGCGCAGCCAGTGATTTCGTGATTGAACAGAGTGTTCGTGACCCTTTGATGTTGCTTGAGTTGGTGGCCTGGGGCGAGCTGGACCGGGTGTTCGCCCCGGGCGAGCTGTGCGGGCAGATTGCTGGCGCTGTGCAACAAGCTGAAACAGAAGATGAGCTGGGCCGCGTGCTGCGTCGCCAGCGCACCCGCCAGCAGGTGCGCATCATCTGGCGCGACCTGACCCGCCAGGCCGACCTGGTGCAAACCTGTCGCGACCTTTCCGACATGGCCGACGCCAGTATCGACCAGGCCTACCAGTGGCTGTACCAGCGCCACTGCGCGCAATTCGGCACGCCGACCGGCGGCCGCAGCGGTGAGCCGCAGCAGATGGTCATCCTTGGCATGGGCAAGCTCGGCGCGGTGGAGCTGAACCTGTCGTCGGATATCGACCTGATTTTCGCCTACCCCGAAGGCGGGGAGACGGTGGGCGTGAAGCGTGCCCTGGATAACCAGGAATTCTTCATTCGCCTGGGTCAGAAATTGATCAAGGCCCTCGACCCGATGACCGTCGACGGTTTTGTCTTCCGTGTCGACATGCGCCTGCGTCCCTACGGCTCGGCCGGTGCGCTGGTGCTCAGCTTCAACGCGCTGGAGCAGTATTACCAGGACCAGGGCCGCGACTGGGAACGCTACGCCATGATCAAGGCGCGGGTGGTTGCCGGCGACCAGGTGGCCGGCGCGCAGTTGCTCGATATGCTGCGGCCCTTTGTCTATCGACGTTACCTGGACTTCTCGGCCATCGAAGCGCTGCGCACCATGAAGCAGCTGATCCAGCAGGAAGTGCGGCGCAAGGGCATGGCCGAAAACATCAAGCTGGGCGCGGGCGGCATCCGCGAAGTGGAATTCATCGCCCAGGCCTTCCAGTTGATCCACGGCGGGCGCGACCTCAGCCTGCAACAGCGGCCGTTGCTCAAGGTGCTCGGCACCCTGGAGGGCCAGGGTTACCTGCCGCCGGCGGTGATCGCCGAGTTGCGCGATGGCTATGAATTTTTGCGCTACACCGAACATGCGATCCAGGCGATTGCCGACCGCCAGACGCAAATGCTCCCGGACGGCCCCGAAGACCAGGCGCGCATTGCCTTTATGCTGGGCTTCTCCGACTGGGCCGCGTTCCACGAGCGCCTGATGTACTGGCGTGGACGGGTGGACTGGCATTTCCGTCAGGTCATCGCCGACCCCGATGAGGAAGACGGCGAAGAAAGTGAACTGGTCGTGGGTGGTGAGTGGTTGCCTCTGTGGGAAGAGTCCCAGGATGAGGACGCCGCCTGTCGCCAGCTCGCCGAAGGCGGCTTCACCGACGCGCCTAAAGCGCTCAAAGCCCTGGCCGGCCTGCGCGGCAGCCCGCAATTGCGTGCGATGCAGCGCCTCGGCCGTGAGCGGCTGGACGCATTTATCCCGCGCCTGTTGGCCCAGACCGTCGAGCACGCCAATCCGGATCTGGTGCTGGAACGCGTATTGCCGTTGGTGGAAGCCGTCGCGCGGCGTTCGGCCTATCTGGTCTTGCTCACCGAAAACCCCGACGCCCTGCGGCGCCTGCTGACCCTGTGCGCCGCCAGTCCATGGATCGCCGAACAGATCACGCGCTTCCCGTTGTTGCTGGATGAATTGCTCAACGAAGGCCGCCTGTTCAAACCGCCGTTGGCGCCGGAGCTCGCCGCCGAATTGCGCGAGCGCCTCACGCGCATCCCCGAAGACGACCTCGAGCAGCAGATGGAGGCCCTGCGGCACTTCAAGCTGGCCCACCGCCTGCGCGTGGCTGCGTCGGAAATCGCCGGCAGCCTGCCATTGATGAAAGTCAGCGACTACCTGACCTGGCTCGCCGAAGCCATCCTCGAGCAAGTGCTGGCCCTGGCCTGGCGCCAGACCGTGGCGCGCCATGGTTCGCCGCAGCGTCTGGACGGCACCCTGTGCGATCCTGGGTTCATCATTGTCGGTTATGGGAAAGTCGGCGGCATCGAACTGGGGCATGGTTCGGACCTGGACCTGGTGTTTATCCACGACGGCGACCCCCAGGCCGAAACGGATGGCGCCAAGCCGATCGACGGCGCGCAGTTCTTTACGCGCCTGGGGCAAAGGATCATTCACCTGCTGACCACCCAGACCAACTCCGGCCAACTGTATGAAGTGGACATGCGCCTGCGACCTTCCGGCGCATCCGGTTTGCTAGTGAGTTCGCTCGGGGCTTTTGCGCGCTATCAGGAAAATGAAGCCTGGACCTGGGAACATCAGGCCCTGATTCGTGCGCGGGTGCTGGTGGGCAGTGAGGATGTGGGCCGTGCGTTCGAGCAGGTGCGGGCCAGGGTGCTGGGGCGTGAGCGCGATCTGGTGAAGCTGCGCCAGGAGGTCAGCGAGATGCGCGCCAAGATGCGTGACAACCTGGGCACCAAGAGCACGGCGGCCGGTACCGGCGCCAATGCCTTCGAACCGACCGTGGCGTTTGACCTCAAGCAGGACGCCGGAGGTATCGTCGATATTGAATTTATGGTGCAATACGCGGCTTTGGCGTGGTCTGCGCAACATCCATCGTTGCTGCGCTACACCGACAATATCCGCATTCTGGAAGGTCTTGAGCAGGCGGGGTTGATGGCCGCCGCCGATGCTCATCTGCTGCGCGAGGTGTACAAGGCCTACCGTTCCGCCGCCCATCGCCAGGCCTTGCAAAACGAGGCCGGTACCGTGGCGGGGGACCAGTTCGCCGACGAACGGCGCCAGGTGATGCGAATCTGGCAGGAACTGGGGTTAAGCTGA
- a CDS encoding putative bifunctional diguanylate cyclase/phosphodiesterase, producing the protein MKSQPDVARLAAEVVTQLPVPSRLGMLRFERLNEASWALLYLDPNCERQFGLPAVELCALIGTPYASLMEPRARYQLHDTIQQQLTQSAHYLVRYTLHTSDGPLSVLEMGEAYKQHNRHLLRGYLMVVDGLFNEIPAPTADLESQNTRLQIALELNQHAQQVQLQHLERVRAQQELILLLARQRYTTNNSLQEAAELITRSACDIYQIDCASIWNLEEQRLVPISAYNRADQRHHLPEPIDASGFPDYLEALQTSRAIDATNAMRDPRTREMADSLRAKNIYAMLDASIRIDGQVVGVLCLEQGGSVRAWQADEIAFAGELADQFAQVINNHNRRTATSALHLFQRAVEQSANAFLLVNCDGVVEYVNPSFTAITQYSAEEVHGHRLAHLPALENLSELLFDAPSSLAKSNSWQGEFKSRRKNLEPYWGQLSISKVYGDNRELTHYIGIYEDITQTKLAQQRIERLAYTDNLTNLGNRPAFIRNLDERFARDSNTPISLLLVDIDNFKRINDSLGHQTGDKLLISLARRLRNSLSAGGSLARFASNEFAVLLDDTDQESGQQVASQLLATLDKPMFVDNQLISVTGSVGLACAPLHGRDPQTLMRNAGLALHKAKANGKHQVQVFTEALNAEASYKLFVENNLRRALTQNELDVFYQPKLCLRSGRLLGMEALLRWNHPEKGMIRPDQFISVAEETGLIIPIGKWVARQSCRMSKQLSAAGMGNLQVAINLSPKQFSDPDLVASIATILAEEGLPADLLELELTEGLLLEATEDTRLQLDQLKSLGLTLAMDDFGTGYSSLSYLKKFPIDIIKIDRSFIHEIPDNQDDMEITSAVIAMAHNLKLKVVAEGIETAEQLAFLRRHRCDVGQGYLFDRPIPGSELMEKLRRYPRGPIA; encoded by the coding sequence ATGAAAAGCCAACCCGATGTCGCTCGTTTGGCGGCCGAGGTAGTGACGCAGTTACCGGTGCCTTCGCGCCTCGGTATGCTGCGTTTCGAGCGGCTTAATGAGGCAAGCTGGGCCCTGCTCTACCTGGACCCGAACTGCGAGCGCCAATTCGGCCTGCCGGCGGTGGAGCTGTGCGCCTTGATCGGCACGCCCTACGCCAGCCTGATGGAGCCCCGGGCACGCTATCAACTGCACGACACCATCCAGCAACAGCTGACCCAGAGTGCTCATTACCTGGTGCGCTACACCCTGCACACCAGCGACGGCCCGCTGAGCGTGCTGGAAATGGGCGAAGCCTACAAACAACACAATCGCCACCTGTTGCGCGGCTACCTGATGGTGGTCGACGGCCTGTTCAACGAAATACCCGCCCCCACGGCGGATCTGGAAAGCCAGAACACCCGCCTGCAGATTGCTCTGGAGCTCAACCAGCACGCCCAGCAAGTGCAACTGCAGCATCTGGAACGGGTCCGCGCCCAGCAGGAGCTGATCCTGCTATTGGCTCGCCAGCGCTACACCACCAATAATTCCCTGCAGGAAGCCGCCGAGCTGATCACCCGCAGCGCGTGCGATATCTATCAGATCGACTGCGCCAGCATCTGGAACCTCGAAGAACAGCGCCTGGTGCCGATCTCGGCCTACAACCGCGCCGACCAACGGCACCATTTGCCGGAACCGATCGACGCCAGTGGCTTCCCCGATTACCTGGAAGCCCTGCAAACCAGCCGCGCGATCGACGCCACCAACGCCATGCGCGACCCGCGCACCCGGGAAATGGCCGACAGCCTGCGTGCCAAGAACATCTATGCAATGCTCGACGCCAGTATCCGCATCGATGGTCAAGTAGTCGGCGTACTGTGCCTGGAACAGGGTGGCAGCGTGCGCGCCTGGCAGGCCGATGAAATCGCCTTCGCCGGCGAGCTGGCCGACCAGTTCGCGCAAGTGATCAACAACCACAACCGCCGTACCGCCACCAGCGCCCTGCACCTGTTCCAACGGGCAGTGGAACAAAGCGCCAACGCCTTTCTGCTGGTCAACTGCGACGGCGTGGTGGAGTACGTCAACCCCAGCTTCACCGCGATCACCCAGTACAGCGCCGAAGAAGTGCACGGCCACCGTCTGGCCCATCTGCCGGCGCTGGAGAATCTCAGCGAGCTGCTGTTCGACGCGCCATCGAGCCTGGCCAAGAGCAACAGTTGGCAGGGCGAATTCAAGAGCCGCCGCAAAAACCTGGAACCCTACTGGGGCCAGTTGTCGATCTCCAAGGTGTATGGCGATAACCGTGAGCTGACCCACTACATCGGCATCTACGAAGACATCACCCAGACCAAGCTGGCCCAGCAGCGCATCGAGCGCCTGGCCTATACCGACAACCTGACCAACCTGGGCAATCGCCCGGCGTTCATCCGCAACCTCGACGAACGCTTTGCCCGCGACAGCAACACCCCGATCAGCCTGCTGCTGGTGGACATCGACAACTTCAAGCGGATCAACGACAGCCTCGGCCACCAGACCGGCGACAAGCTGCTGATCAGCCTGGCCCGCCGCTTGCGCAACAGCCTGAGTGCCGGCGGCAGCCTGGCGCGCTTTGCCAGTAATGAATTCGCCGTGCTGCTCGACGACACCGACCAGGAAAGCGGCCAGCAGGTTGCCAGCCAGTTGCTGGCGACCCTCGACAAGCCGATGTTCGTCGACAACCAACTGATCAGCGTGACCGGCTCCGTGGGCCTGGCCTGTGCGCCGCTGCATGGCCGCGACCCGCAAACCCTGATGCGTAACGCCGGCCTCGCATTGCACAAGGCCAAGGCCAACGGCAAACACCAGGTGCAGGTGTTTACCGAAGCGCTGAACGCCGAAGCCAGTTACAAGCTGTTCGTGGAAAACAACCTGCGCCGCGCCCTGACCCAGAACGAGCTGGACGTGTTCTACCAGCCCAAGCTGTGCCTGCGTAGCGGGCGCCTGCTGGGCATGGAGGCGCTGCTGCGCTGGAACCACCCGGAAAAAGGCATGATCCGTCCCGATCAGTTCATCAGCGTGGCCGAAGAGACCGGGCTGATCATCCCGATCGGCAAGTGGGTCGCGCGCCAGTCCTGCCGCATGAGCAAGCAACTGAGCGCCGCCGGCATGGGCAACCTGCAGGTGGCGATCAACCTGTCGCCCAAGCAGTTCTCCGACCCGGACCTGGTGGCGTCGATCGCCACGATCCTCGCGGAAGAAGGGCTACCGGCCGACCTGCTCGAACTGGAGTTGACCGAGGGCCTGCTGCTGGAAGCCACCGAGGACACCCGCCTGCAACTCGACCAGTTGAAAAGCCTGGGCCTGACCCTGGCCATGGATGACTTCGGCACCGGCTACTCGTCGCTGAGCTATTTGAAAAAATTCCCCATCGACATCATTAAGATCGATCGCAGCTTCATTCATGAAATCCCGGACAACCAGGACGACATGGAAATCACCTCGGCAGTAATCGCCATGGCCCACAACCTCAAGCTCAAAGTGGTGGCCGAAGGCATTGAAACCGCCGAGCAGCTGGCGTTCCTGCGCCGGCATCGTTGCGACGTGGGCCAGGGCTACCTGTTCGATCGGCCGATCCCCGGCTCGGAGCTGATGGAGAAGCTCAGACGCTATCCTCGTGGGCCAATCGCCTGA